CGCGGCTTACGAATCCGTGATGGATTGGTTGCAGATCGATGACATTGACACGTGCCTCCTTGCACGTCGCGAGCACCAGGCGCTTGCTGACATCGTCCGGATGCAGCCAGATCGCCGGATCTTCCGCATCGTCGGCAAGCACGCTTTTCACAGCGGCTTCACGGCCGCCGTTCACTGGCGGGGCATCGATGACCCGCGGTGCCTCCAGTGCGGGCCGGACCGTGGGACCGGCTCCAGGGTTACGGCAAACGCGAGAAACTGGCCGCCGGTTTCGAGCAACCGGGTGACGCCAATGAAACGCACGTCGCCTTCATCGAGCGCGCCGTCCGTAACATCGATGGTGGAGCTGTACAGACGAGCGGGGCCGCGCTGACTGCCGTCGTCAGAGAGCACGTAGCAAAAATTGCCGCGCTCATGGTAGGTAATGCCGGACAGACCGCCGATCTCGGTGCCGGCAAATTTGGCGCCCATCGCGAACTCGGCGCTGCCGATATACTCGATCCCGGTGACACGCGCGCGTTCCACTGCATGAACCGGCAACGGAAAATTCACCACTATCGCGATCGTCATCGCGACGCGGAACCGACGCTGAAAGCAATATGAGCCGCGCCCGCTTCGGCGCGAACTTGAAAGCCGACCCGAAATGCTGTGCATGCTCTCTCCGACGAGATGCGAGTTTGCCGGACAATAGCCCACAAGTGTTAAAAACTGGTTTCGGGCATCTGTCGTTTCGGGTGGTGAGGCATGGG
Above is a window of Gammaproteobacteria bacterium DNA encoding:
- a CDS encoding phytase, yielding MEAPRVIDAPPVNGGREAAVKSVLADDAEDPAIWLHPDDVSKRLVLATCKEARVNVIDLQPIHHGFVSRVRYNPRRYNYNRRLRATLRLS
- a CDS encoding esterase-like activity of phytase family protein, giving the protein MTIAIVVNFPLPVHAVERARVTGIEYIGSAEFAMGAKFAGTEIGGLSGITYHERGNFCYVLSDDGSQRGPARLYSSTIDVTDGALDEGDVRFIGVTRLLETGGQFLAFAVTLEPVPRSGPHWRHRGSSMPRQ